Genomic window (Cyprinus carpio isolate SPL01 chromosome B7, ASM1834038v1, whole genome shotgun sequence):
TGCTGCGGCACCGTCTCAATCTCTGTCCGGCGagggtaaaataattataatgctgaaggtgaggtgcaattcatatttcttcattaagtAACTTATAAAGTAATCTGAAAACtttctgtgagacataatttcacaaacagtatGAGTGAATCACCACacatgctctctctttctctcttaaatgcgcaaatggcttcaaatcacatcGCGTCTGCACTATAAGCGAGCTGCACGCTGCACAGTTGACACAAGAATTGTCACTTACTCAATCGAGGCAGTGTTGCATCGttactaaagtttataaatagcatttctttttaattcttaccagtgtttaaaccattcagcgCTCGGGCACTCGCAGgccaggttcacattactccgtttgcagtgcgtatgctGTGCTTATTGTTCCGCGTTCATGATAACGGAATAAAGCGTTCACATTGCAAACGGTTACGGTCCAGCAGTGTGTTCCAGGAGcagtctgcagcagtgcagagatcaTTTCTGCACAGAGTCtatttttttgctgtgctgcatgcgctgaattaaagtaacagtgCATTGTTtgtggtaaatatgaacatggattgagacgaaaatgtagtaattacacaataaattcttataattaaagtctactgtgtttcacagtcaacacgtAGGCTATGGCTCTTTTGCTAGctttaaaggaaaagagcagagaacttttagataaacaaggcaattaTAGATAGCACTCATGTAGGTAGTAAAACAAAGTTCTTTTTGAAGCGCAGTATtgcatgtaataaaaaattaaatgcaaaagaaaacgCAGTAGAGCTGactttctgtcaatggtaagttttattttggatttgtgtgataatgtaagaaaactagtttaaatgttttgccacttgcttgagcaacttaatatGTCAATCTAGAAGTAGGcctaaatgcaaaagtaaaaagcatgaataatttgtttcttatatttattgcGTTTAAATGcgtctatgaaagattgtattagtgtactgtgtaaaaaaagaatcacaatgtttttggatcaaaataatggataaatgttgtgttgttAAACAGCCTTGGATCAGTTGCAtactcctgtgtgaaagcacagtgagcacctgctgcttctgcactgtTTATGTACCACACATGGAttgcatacgcactgcaaacagagtatgtgtTAACCTGGTGTACATACAGGTcatacagctcacaaaatcaggctCGTGCTACGTGTAAGCTATTGTGCCACAATTGCATGgttgtcaaaacaaaaatgcagtgcatgatcaaacatttaggtgagataattatatatttttgaaaaatgtctaaaaaatccCCCcctccaattaaaaaaatacccTCTCACAAGAGTCATCTAAGAGgggaattcatttttaaaaatgaaattcaggccctgaataaatgtataaaaatcttGATTGaatcatcactataaataattctacatgaaaaaaagaaggctttaaaaagatctgTATTGGTAATCGGATCGGCAAATACTGCTTTCtgggcctcaaaaatcctgattggagcaCTCCTAATAATGGCtgattattagtacttaaaaaagcatatattaattccttattctgcatggccatattttagatcccttaatactaccccatacctaaatgtaactaccttactgactattaataagTAGAAAATTaagagtttgaggcaaaagttgtagttaatagttatttaatagtgagaatttgtccccaaaaataaaatgtgactggAAAGATTAATGAGCCCAGTGTGCTGGGTCCCTTTTTCCCCCaattgttaaaaatatgttttaacaaataaaaacttaaattttggaaaataaataaataaaacaaaaacacttaataaaactactaaaattaatataaaaactgtatataaatataataaaacaatctatataattaaatctataatagtatataaataatactaaaataatattgataacatgatgacatttatttaaagaagGTTCATTCAAAAAGCAAGTTTAATGTCTATGTGCATAAGTGAATAAAACGAAAGTAACTAAATATCCCAAACACTTTGTCACATTCTCTGCAGGTTATGTTCTCTTTTGAAGCCGGACGAAGATGTGACTCTGGGCCAGGGAACTTCACCTTTGAGACAAAGCAGGGAAATGAAATATTCCACATTGTTGAGGAATCCATTAGGGAGCAGAAAGCCCAAGCTGAAGAACGACACCAAAGTTATTCATTAGACTCTGACTGCCCAGCTCTCCAGCAGATCCGTGCTGCCATCTCAGAAGCAAACAGTCGTGAACCAGATGGAGATTCTGGTGGTAGCAAGCCTGGGTCTGCGGACGGTGTCTTTGGTAGAAAGGAGAATGATGGGAAAAATTTAAAGGGCCGAAGCCTTCCAGAGCCACCACCTCCCGTTGGTGGGACCCCGCCGCGATCTCCCATGCCACGTGGGTCCAAAAATCTGTTAGAGGACCAAGGGAGTCTATACTCGGAGCCTGCTGACTCGGTCCGTCCACCGCCTAGTCCAGGAGACTGTTTGTACTCGGACCCGGTGGACAGTATCAAAGTCATGCCCACTCCTAACCCACGTCTCAGGCCGACTGGTGATGATGGAGGTAGCCGCCACCCAGGCATCAAGCCTGATCCATTCTATACAGACATCTATGATCAGATAAGTGTGGACTTGGTACAGAGAACAGTGGGACTGGGACTCGATGGGCGAAGCAGGCACCCTGCAGATGGAAGTCCAACAGAGCACATCTACGATGAGCCAGAGGGACGTGCCACATCTGCACAGCCTATCATCACGCTTTATGACGAAGCACGGTTGGAAATGCATCCCTGGAGAACCAGGGGAACGGAGGAGCCTCAAGGTCACGAGGCGGCTCAACAACCACTGCCAGTGCCCAGACCAAAAGGCCCCAAACCTGTCACAGCACCCAAACCAGGCAAAGTAGCACTGCCCAAGAAAGACCCTCCTCCGCTGCCTCAACTTAAAGGCAGTGCTAACCTGAACAACAATAACAGTAGAAACAACCATAACAGCACGGAAGGTGGCATAAGAGGTGCTGGTGCAGGAAACAATCCGGAGCTTTACAGTAAAGTATCTAGACATCAGCCGCCTCCAAATGCGTGGCATCCTACCATGCAGTCTCCAGACATCATATATGACAACTTGGGTGACATTTGACCTAACCTTTCAATTTAGGCAGTCTGGTCTCCTTTTCCTTAACGCTTAGATGTTTAAttgaaagaaatgcatttatggTTAACAAGGGAGTGCTCAGCGTCCGTGCTCAGATTGAAACCTCAGTCATGAAGTCACTGactgtcaaaatgattgagaGCTAAGACTGTACAAAACTTTTACAATGTCCTCTGAAAGGGCTTGTACTGGCACATGCCAGATTTTTGCACTTCTTGGGCAAAGTAATCCTGTTTTGCAAATTTGAGTCTGTGACTTTTGTATCGGAAGAGATTATAAAGCACTTGTCATAACACTCGGCTCCCTGGAGAATTTGAGTGTTGTTGTGTGAACGTTATCTGCCAGATCCAATTTAATGGTTAAAGTGCAAAGACAGAAAGGTCAGTTTTTGCACGTACAAACCTTGAATTATTTTGCATGGGGATTGTAGCAAAAGGATACTAATCCactgctctgagtgtgtgtgtgtgtgtgtgtgttttattagtaTGTGCGTATGTGAATGAGTCAGCAGCTGTGCTGTTGTttaacatgatgatgatgatgataaaaattaTAGTACAAGAGAATTCTCTAGTTATTCTTACTTTTCCATTTCCAAAAATGTACAAGTACATATCGAAGGAAAAATCTGGACTTGGTTTGTTGAGAGGGCATGAAATCACCCTGAATACCCGAGCCTTCACTCTCAGTCCCTTATTCATCTAGTCCTCTGTTGTCCTGAACAGTGTCTGACATCTGAGGGATAATCCTGATGCAAAGTGAATATTAACTATCTGTGTAAAATAGGGGCCTTACTTCAAATGAGAGTTAAATGTTGGCTGAGTTAATGTGTCTGCCTGGCAGTGTGTGAAGGTACAGACTGTTCCCTCTCCTGTTTTCTTTCTCGTTCGCCCTCTCACTCATTTCCTTTTGTCCTCTCTCCAGTCTCCCCAAgtcttttctttcagttttttttcttttgagcgGACCGCCAAAATCTGATCTATTCATCACATTCTGCTCTATTTTCTTAACGCTTAGTGCTCTTAAGCAGAAAAGCAGTGAATGTGTTGACAGAGCAGAGTCCTTCATCTCAAAAGAATGCATTCATTTGGTCCAAGGTCTGACTTGTTTAAAAAGGATAGTTTACCATCATACTGGGTTGCAGTGTTTAATTTTAAGAGCGGATTACTCATAggtattaaaaaagaaagtggACTGACAACACCTATTTTGCCCTCTTTTCTTATCATCGTCATTTGCAGTTGGTATAGTTTTTAATTTCGTTTGacagttatttgtttatttagtttcttGTTGTTGGATATGATACAAACATACTGAATAAATGTTTGAGACAAGCAAAAATCTTTGTAAAATTGGTTCATCATGCTAAACAGATGCTTCCTATTTAGAGACCTATGTTTCCACTCAAGCTTTAAATAGTGTATGTGTTTTAAGGAGGTCAAGTTATCAGTTTCAGTTTTGGCATCATGTGAATAAAAAAAGGTATACATTGGTTCAGTTTGGATGCACTTCTCATGTTGTACTAGTTCCTGTTTTCTTGAATGTTCCGTTTATGTTTTCGTTCCGCTGGCCCCTTGATGCTTGGATAACCAAACGGAAAACAGAACTGAGCTGTTGTATtctgaagtttgaagcaaatgaTGGGGAAGTGCATTCGTTACATCTttcaactaaaattgaaatacaaGAATCTCATCggttaaaataaaatctgtactaTACCTGAAGTACACATCATTGAACATCATTTTTGCATTAATCACCTATGTGTATTATTAAACacataaaatgaatttttaacaaaaaggTTGTAGTATGCacataattaacaaatatttaatatttaattgaaatttttttttgacgACCCTTATTACTGATTCTTGGTGTAATTCATAATATGATTGATAtagaccagggatctccaaccctgctcctggagagctaccatcctgcagacttcagttgcaaccctgctccaacacacctgtctgtaattatcaagtatccCTGAACatcttgattagctgcttcaggtgtgtttgattggggttggagctgaagtctgcaggagagtagctctccaggaccagggttggagacccctgatatAGACAGTATTAAGGTatagtaaatataaattatactgtTAATCTACTGTATGGGTCATGTAGTTATATATTGATTTTGAAAAACTGAGATTGCTACCGTCgttcctttaaaaaatatataatgcagtcaaattttaatttcaatttttcccCATCCAGTTTTTATAACTTTTAGGCTTGCCTGTTTGATTTCAATCtcatttaaaatgtcagtttttaaggtgttttattttttaaaaaggtaacagcaaaacattaaacaacatcgatttataattttaaaaccatttataatatagtgttaataaaaatacataagtaatacataaataaaaagtgtttacaAAGATTAACAAGactaaaaaaagaacacaatgaaTATTCAGAACGCAGGCTTAAAACATCAGTTAACCAGAAGTAGAGAGACAtttggaaaacaatttaaaaataagagaaaaactCCCTGCTGAATCTCTTTTGTAACAGCTGAAACAGTTAGGAAATCGTGAACGTAAAATATGAAAAAGGAGGGGGAAATGACGTGAGATCCTCTCTCTATGTCTGCTTTTTGTGCCGTTTGCACAATGCCAAACCTCAGCATGATGTCATAAAGACAAGTCGTAGGTGGAGCCAGGTGGGTGGAATGGCGGAAAACTTAATGAGGCAATACTGATGGGGTCTAGTAAGAGAGGCCCATTGAGTAATATTAGAGCTCTGACCTCAGTCTGCATTCAGAATCACGTCCCACAGCTCTCACAACTCTAAACCAGCGCCTCCAAAGCAGAACCTTGTTCTCAGAGGTCACGGGGCTACACAGAGCGACCTCTTCTTTCTTTTCCCCTATCTTCGCTTTCTGTAACTCATTGAAGGCCTTGAATTCCTGCTCAGCTGAGTACAGTGTGTCTCCCTTGGGGCTGCACTGGAGGCTTCCATAAAGGAAGACAATGGCTCTACTTTTCCACTATGGCCTTCTTCCTCCTCAACTCTCTACAGAGCCTTCTAGCCacagcatttaaactgagaaggCAGTTCTCTCTCTTTAAACAGCCTTTCTTCTTGTCCTTTTACAATTCTGTGgttttgtatttgatttcttttagCAGCCTCAGCAGttcacaattagatttttttcccagTTGCGGTGCAGGCTTTGTTAAACCATATGGAACGACAGTTAGTTTAATTACGTCTCCAAGAGTGAAATCATGCTAGTTACTATGAGGACTGGTTTAATTGCAAACATCAGGGtaacaaaacagcttgttttttgCGTATTGAGTGTCTGAAATATGAGGGTTGATTTTGCAGTGTCAGTCTCAAAGTTGCTGAAGTTTTTATTTGGAGAAGTAATGAGGTTATTTAATCTGTGCTGTAATGTTTTTCAGATTTAAGAAGATAAATCGAGCTGTGATGTTGCACTACTTAACTGTATTCTGAAAACCCGAACAATTAACTTAACCTAGCCAGCCCTCGTCTTGTTAGAAATAAGAAATGGTCTGTATAGCTAGCTTAAGGTGTATATTGAGTGTGTAATATTTGCTCTGCGTTAGATGAGAGAATCTAAATGCAGTACTGTTCTCCATTGCACAGTACAGTGTTCTCTGAATAGAAAACCAAATATGTatagcaaatatatttttcaaattagcTGTACATATAATAAGTGTATATCTGGTCATGTGCAAGAAAGTAACATCCTGTCTGTGGGAGTTTAGAAACTGTTTCTTTCAgtcagtgtgagtgtgaatgtgaatgtgcaaTTTCCTCTTATAGTGAAAGTTTTatgctttttctctttctccttactggatcatcaaagggTCTTCCTCTTCATAGTTGTCCTGGAAAAAGAGGGCAGGGGCACAGGGTCGCGAGTGGCTGAGGGTTACTAAACGGCGAGGCATCTTGTTTAAAGGTATGGAAGGCAGCGGGGCCACTGTGGCTCGCACGCGACTCTGAGTCTGCCGACCCTGCcaattaaaaatgacaagagAAAAGTGAGAGAGTAAggaacagcaaaacaaaaaacaaacaaaaactctatTACAGGATTTGCTTGGTGCGCTTTGTTTTTGACTGTAACCAAAGACTTGAATGACTTGAATGTCTGTTTAGCTCCTCCTCCGAGCCTAACTGTAAGTGTCATTGTGTATGCAGCTTTAGCCCTTTTAGACAAAATTTCCTAAAATTggttaaaatctaattttgaaacaaaacaatatgatgtaaaaacaaataataaatgttcataagAGAATTTTTAAgtcactatttctaggtcactaatcaaatgaGTAAATTTACacgtgatcatgtgacactttgtACTGATGATCAGATGTTCCATTTCCACTGGAGCTCAGGATGCTCTTTGaatcatctcaaatcatgctggagaacaggTTTGACAAACTCCTTATCAACTGGTGGAACTTGCAtgctttgaataaaatataaatacctCCTGTCACATTTGTTCCTCAGTGCACTAGCATAATCACTATCAATATTTTTTGCAGCGTTCTATcgatcataaatatatttatgatgatAGTGTGACATCAGAAAGTGCTTGTGGCTGGAAAATCGGTCATGTTGAGTCTGACTGTGTAGAGTTCCAAAATAGGGACCCGTTTATTTTAACTGCTCTTTATCATTTTCATTCTCCCTTTCACTCTTTTTGTCTTCCCCTTCTTGCGTGGGTGTTTCAATATTAGGCCATTGCTTGGTTTCGTTTTTGCTCTCTGGGGCAATAATTTCCCCCTTTcaacatcacacacagacacatttccTCTCTATTTATTtgcagtttagtttttttctaaaatatctaTTCAGATTTAGAGCCCAACTAAAATGGCACAATGTAGAGAGAGTAGTGTTTGAAAGGTCCTAAAGCTTGACACCTCACCTGATTACATCTAATCTATTTAGGTCAACTTACTTTCAACAGCACTGACACCGTATCAGAGAGGTTTATCATATCTCAGTTTTTTATAATGAAGGTATGATAATACCTTTCCCATAGAGCATTAAGAAGTTAATCAAAAGTCATTATAATACCAATAATTCTACAGCTATCAACTCCAAATTACTGTCCAAAACTCCAATTATAGCAAACTTCAGCTTAAATACTAGTCAACACAGATCTTCTGGTCTATTCTACTATCTTAGACATTTTGTTCCATTCTACTCCTCTAACCTGACGCTGTGTGGAGCCCTCTTGTGGCCGACT
Coding sequences:
- the dok1b gene encoding docking protein 1b; this encodes MDTHVKEGQLYVQHQKFGKKWKKNWFVLYPASQNGIARLEFYDCSGSSNDKPSTKKMDKKIIRLSECISILPAVTETCPKENMAAFCVETNDKTYVFAAEKYITNEWVEKMCEIAFQGGSGSPGSIDSNGQQKLQMAENLIYFSREEVNEFWVSVQRTEASERCGLSGNYWLRANVDNLILKDPKTKKDLLVWPYKLLRRYGRDRVMFSFEAGRRCDSGPGNFTFETKQGNEIFHIVEESIREQKAQAEERHQSYSLDSDCPALQQIRAAISEANSREPDGDSGGSKPGSADGVFGRKENDGKNLKGRSLPEPPPPVGGTPPRSPMPRGSKNLLEDQGSLYSEPADSVRPPPSPGDCLYSDPVDSIKVMPTPNPRLRPTGDDGGSRHPGIKPDPFYTDIYDQISVDLVQRTVGLGLDGRSRHPADGSPTEHIYDEPEGRATSAQPIITLYDEARLEMHPWRTRGTEEPQGHEAAQQPLPVPRPKGPKPVTAPKPGKVALPKKDPPPLPQLKGSANLNNNNSRNNHNSTEGGIRGAGAGNNPELYSKVSRHQPPPNAWHPTMQSPDIIYDNLGDI